AAGAGTAAAGTAATAGTGTGGGGCGCAGCCGTTTTCCAGAATTCATCACAAATTCTTTCGATACCTCGATGTACGTTTTGAGTTGCTCAGGAACCTGGATTATCAATTCCTGTACGATTTTCTCAATTCGCCTTTCCAACAAAGAAGCAAAGGATTCGTTCGATTCAATCATTTGTTAACCCCCGTTTCACCCGAATTCGACCATCGACAAACGAAATTATAGCACAGAATCCCCTGAGCGGCATCCACCGAAAGCGTCCTTCAAATTACCTCTACGCTGTGGTATAATAAAAAAGCCGAAATTTTCGATGGATTTTGGGGTGGGAAGTTGAATAGCATAGAGGAACGTCTCAAGACGTTCTTAGAACCAGGAAAATCGTACGGATTGGTTGTACACAACATCGGCTATGCGAAAAGAATAATCGAAAGCTTGTCAAACTGGCTGGATATCACCAATCCCGAGCGTACGTTGATCCTTTCGCCGGAGAACAACATCGGTATTGACGAAGTAAGAAGGGTCATAGAGTTCCTCGAGTTCAAATCTTCTCGAGGATTTAAGACGGTAATTGTTTACGAAGCTGACAAGTTCACCGAGGAGGCAGCCAACGCTTTTCTGAAAACACTTGAGGAACCCCCGCAGTACGCGATGATATTACTCGTCACATCGAGATGGCAAGTGCTTTTACCCACGATAAGGAGCCGACTGTCTCTAATACGAGTACCGTTCAAGGTTGACACGAACTTGGAAAACGAATTTGAGTCGTTGGTTGCGTTTTGGAACTATGAACACCTTGAGCGACTCAAGAAAGGGGATTTTAAAGTACTGAAAGACGTACGGGAAATTGTAAAGTCAAATGACGAATTGGAGAGACTTGTTAGTATCAAAAACCTACTTGAAGAGCGCCTTGGGGATAAAAAAGCAATCCTCCAGCTGGCTAGTGAACTCTCCGTTCATTCGGATTTCCAACTTCTAAAGATTTTCTCCAAGGTCGTAGCGTGGCTTTATTACTCGTCAGAAGGATTCAGTGAGGATTATAAACTCAAGTACATCAAGATTTGCGATGAGATTCAGAGAAGCAAACTTGCCAATTTCAATTACGCACTAACTTACTACACGCTACTCTTGGGATTAATTGCGGAACGCAAGCAGATTGTGGACGTGTTAAGTGAAACACAGGAAGAAGTAGCGGAAAACGACAACACGTAGTAAGTCTTCAGAAAAACTGTAGGAGCGGAAGAGGTGATTGAATGAGCCTGCAGGCGACAGTTTACGGAGTGGAGTTAATGCCACTTGGAAAAATCATCTATTACGCAGATAACGGAGAGCAATTCAACTACGGTGATTACGCGATAGTGCTCAGCGAATTCGGTGTCGATTACGGAAGGGTACTACTTGGTCCAAAAGAAATAAGTATTGACGATGTGGGCTACGAAATAAAGTCTATAATCAGAAAAGCCACTCCGGAGGATATAGAAATCATTCAAGAAAACGAAGAAATTGCCAAGCGTGCGAGGGAAGTCACGATCGAGTTGGTAAAAAAGCATCAACTACCGATGAAAGTTCTTCAATCAAAGTACATTTTCGACCGCACCAAATTGGTTGTCTACTTCAGTTCGAAAACGCGTGTGGATTTTCGCGAACTTGTTAAGGACATCGCAAAGGAGTTTAGGACCAGGATTGAGCTCAGGCAAGTTGGTGCCCGAGACGAAATGAAGTTCATAAAAGGGCTCGGTTTGTGCGGAAGAAAGAGCTGTTGTTCATATTTCCTCAGGGAGTTTGAAAGCATCACACTCAAACACGCCAAAAAGCAGCAGATGATGATAAATACAGCAAAGATCACAGGTCCGTGTGGCAGGTTACTCTGTTGCCTGATGTTCGAACACGACTTCTATGTTGAGGCACTTAAAAACATCCCGGACGAAGGTTCAACGATTTTCTACGACGGAAAGATCGCCAAAGTTATCACGGTAAACGTCTTCCTCTCCAGAGTGACGTTACAAACCGAAGACGGGGAGATGGTCGCACTACCTTTCTCGTACTTCAAGGAGGGGGAACATGCCGGAAGTTGGAAAGTTATTGATCGTGGTAGGCGTGATGATGATAATAGCTGGCTTGATAATGTACCTGATACCGAAGATGAATAACCTCAGGTGGCTACCAGGCGACATCGTAATCCGCCGTAAAAACTTTGTCTTCATATTTCCGATAACCACGATGATCATAGTGAGCGTGGTGCTCACAGTTATTTTAAACATCATTTCGAAACTACTAAAGTGAACTTTGAACGAGTTCGGCGTTCTCAGTGTCTAATAACCTGGAACGTCCGTTGCACACTACCGTGTGAGGTTGGTGATAGCATGAGGAGGCAAGCGGTAACTTCTATTGTTTTGATTTTCCTGTTGATTCCTTTGGTAACGTTGCTCGCTCAGGAAGCCAAATTAGTGCTTGTACGCCAGATAACGCCTACCTTTCCGGACTCATTGTACAAATCCGTCGGGACACGGACGTTCAACGTACAGTACATCCAGCTGTTCCTGGAGCAAGATTACAAAGCTTACATTGTGAAAGCGTGGCGGTTCCAACCAACCGGCGCAGCTTTTAACTACATCGTAAAGCTTGTCGATCCGGTCAGCAAAAAGGAGTACGTTTACCAGTTTCCAGGTATAAGAAGCGCATCTTACGTGCGATTGGCACCCGTTTTGGTGATCTGCCCACAAAATTTCAGGATCTTCATCAACGAACAGGAATTACCCTATGAAACCTACAGTACACCGCAACAGGGTGCGGAGATACCCGTTGTGGGCGATTTCGGAGGTCCCATAGTGCGCATACTGCGAAGAATGACCAATACTTTCGAGGAAATCTCGGAAGGTGTGAGCGTCTCAAAGCAGGATGAACTCTTCATCCAAATCGTAGCTGGTACCTTCCCCACCGGAGGCTACTCGATAGAGGTTCAAGAGCCCGATATCGTCTACCCTGTCAGCGGAAAAAGAGGTCGAATCACGATCGTAGGGAAATTTTTACGACCTGGTAAGGGAGATGTAGTGACTCAGGCCTTCACTACGCCAACGAAAACCGTTGAAATCGGCAAGCTCCCGGCAGGAGAGTACGATATTATTGTGAAAATCGACGGACTGGGGGAGTTCCTCAGAACATTGACGGTCAAGTGATTTTCATGATTTCCAATGATTGGGTGGTGAACGTGATGAGAGCTGGGACGTCCAATCGATTTATCCGAATTTCGCGGGAAGTGACTGAAAGCTTGGAAAAAGGTTTACCGGTTGTCGCGCTCGAAACGACCGTTTTGGCACACGGTTTGCCACATCCTCAAAACTTGGAGTTAGCAAGGGAAATAGACGAAATCTGTAGGTCAAACGGTGTCGTACCCGCTCCAATTGGAATTCTTCGCGGGGAAATTATCGTCGGGATGAGTTTCGAAGAACTTAACATTCTGATCTCGGACGAACCATTGAAAATCGGTACGCGGGAGATTCCGTACGCGGTGGCGATGAAAAAATCCGCTGCAACGACCGTCAGTGCAACTGTGAGGATTGCGAAAATCGTTGGGATAGATGTTTTCGCAACCGGTGGAATAGGTGGTGTACACCCGGGGGATTGGGATGTGTCGCAAGACATAACGGAAATGTGCAAGAGTGCCTGCATCGTTGTTAGCTCCGGTTGCAAATCTATTTTGGATGTGCGGAAAACGATCGAGTTCCTCGAAACGTTCCAGGTTACGGTGGTTGGATACAAAACGAAAAAGTTTCCCATATTTTACGAAGGCCTTTCCGATTACGATTTGGATTACACAGTTGAGCATCCGGAAGAGGTTGCGACTATGTTCAAACTTAAAAGGGAACTTGCAATGGAGGGTTCCATACTCGTTGCCAACCCCATCCCTTCCGAGTACGCTATTTCGGAATCGGAAGTTCAAGCTCTGATAAACACGGCGCTAACCGAATGCTTTGAAAGAGGAATAACGGGAAAGGCAGTGACGCCATACTTACTTTCCAGGGTGGCTGAACTCAGCGGTGGAAGGACGATAAAGGCCAACGTTGAGTTGATCAAGAACAACGTGAAACTTGCGTGCGAAATAGCGAAAGAACTTACCGAGATGAGATAACGATTGAACCGGTAGATTCGAGAGGATGAACCAGATGGTTCAAAAGGAAAGAGTGACGAACGACAAAGCACCAAAACTTGAGCAAAAACTGGTACTTTCGAAAACAGAACGTTTTTATTTAAAGGTGCTCGAAGCACCTTTTTCTTTACTCAAAGAGCGTTTCGGTATCACCTTCGAACTGAACGAAGACATCATACCAACAGCTGAAGATCTCCACATAACGCTCTTTAGAATGCTCCCTGTTTTGAACCTTTCCGACGAAGACGAAAAAATAGCCGAATTCGTAGTTTATAACATAGACAGCTCGGGAAGGTTGAGAATCACCGCGGAGGAGATTTCTAACATTTACGGCATCGACAAATCCAAAGCAAGCAAAATCATCCAACTGGTCATGGATACGTTTTCGGAAGAAATTTCGACACTGTCATCCTCAATCCCATTCGAACATTACATTCAGCCGGATGTTTTCATTGACTTAGAACACGTTGAAGTTCGCCAGATCACAGTGAAAGATCCATTACTACAGAAGGCTCTCGAGTTTAGGAATGAAACGCTTCTCAAAATTGCGGAGCTTGTTCGTAAGGTCAACGAGTATTTTTTCAAAGGCCTGAGAAAGTATCCTCAGGTTATCACAATGAGTTATGCTGCGAGAACCTTGGGGATGAGCGTTTCCACGATAAGCAGGGCTGTTCGCGATAAGTTTGCAAGCACACCACGCGGTACGTTACCTCTTCGCGTGTTTTTCGGTAAAGGCACAAACAAAGAGTTCGTAATTCACGAAATTCGCGATCTTCTTGCTAAATACCCAAATCTCACGGATCGCGAACTGTCCGTACTCCTACGTTCGGTTGGACTCAACATCTCCAGGAGAACGGTGAACAAATACAGGAACATGCTCGAGAAGACGGGAAGGTTAAACGAGTAGTCCCTTGATCACTAAATCGGTTGCCTCGTCTTCCGTTAGTCCCTTTGCCATGAGTGTTTCAAGTTGTTTTTGATTGACACGTCCGATTGACGCTTCGTGAGTTAATTCGGCCAAGTCGTTCGTAATCTTCAGAATAGGAGTTGTAGAAACAACCACTTCGTCACCTTTTGTTATCTCCTCGCAAGAGATATGTGCCCTCGAGTGCGGAGCGTTTCCGTACGCCTCGTTAACAACGTTTACCCTTGCCCGATCAAGTCCAACAACAACCGTTTTTGCCAATCCGCGTGCTGCTTCGCCGTTGAGGTACACCACTTCGTTTATGTCAACTTCGTCATTTTGGCTCGCCTTAACTTTTGAAACCAGTTCTCCAACTGAATTCTCTTCCAGCGTCAAGAACATTCGCACATCGAGCTTCCCAACACGAGTTTTTGTTAGGTGGAATTCATTTTTATAAATACCATCCTTTCGTACAGTAGCGTTCGTGGTCGTTTTCAAGGTTATCGTTCCAGCGTCACTGTGATAATGCTCGTCGCTGTATTCCATAAAGCCACCTTCTTCGACCAAAACGTTGGAGATGGCCTCGTGTGTGAACTCTTCGACCTGCGGAAATACACAATGCGCTACAAATTTCACCTTTGCACCTTTACCAACGCGGATGTTGAAAACAACACGTTGATATCCTTTCTTCTCCACGTATCCTGTACAAACGTGAACGGGCAGGGGAATCTCCGCACCATCCTCGACCACAATGTCCACCTTCACACCGTTTTCGATAGATTCGTGCGTCAGCCTCAGACCGGGCACGTTGTTCAAACCGATAACCCTGTTCCCGCTGATTATTATTGACGCGAAGCGCTTGTCCAAGAACCTGGAAGCATCCGTACCAAGCTGTTCGGCAGCCTTTACTATCGTCTCAAATTCCTTCCTCACGTCCATCATTTCAACTCCCCATTCACAGGAAGGTTTGGATGCTTACATACCTCGCATGTACCTCTGAAGGCTGAAATGACCTCTTCCGTTCTACCGGTCTTCAAAATCAGCCCAGCGCAAATTAGGTACCCATAATCAGTATTGTACGCCATCTCCTCACGGTGTGTAATCACGATGGGTGTCCCACCGTACTGGGCTATGTAGTTTATCACATTGTTGATCATGTCCAAGCTCATAAGATCTATCCCAGAATCCGGCTCGTCGAGAATCGCGTACCGTGGTTTTAGCAAGAGCAAAGATGCTAACTCTACTCTTTTTCGCTCACCACCACTCAGAGTCTTATCCACCAATCGTTTGAGATACAGCGCGGGATCCAAACCGACGAACTCGAGCGCATCGCACACTTCCGACTTGCTGACATTTAACCGTCCTCCGAGTGTTAGATACGTCTCCACGTTGATGCCGTCGAACCGGGCTGGCTCTTGCCACATCAGCGTAATCCCGAGCTTTGCCCTTTCAGTCACACTCAAATCGGTGATATCACGACCATCGAGAAAAATTCGGCCTTCCGAGGGCTTGTAACCTTCAAGCCCCATAATTACGTAACCAACTGTGCTCTTCCCAGCACCGTTGGTACCAAGAATAACGTACTTGGTACCGGGAAGGAACTCCATGTTGATGCCCTTGAGGATTTCTCTTTGAAACGTACAGTACCATACGTTA
This region of Fervidobacterium thailandense genomic DNA includes:
- a CDS encoding PSP1 domain-containing protein → MSLQATVYGVELMPLGKIIYYADNGEQFNYGDYAIVLSEFGVDYGRVLLGPKEISIDDVGYEIKSIIRKATPEDIEIIQENEEIAKRAREVTIELVKKHQLPMKVLQSKYIFDRTKLVVYFSSKTRVDFRELVKDIAKEFRTRIELRQVGARDEMKFIKGLGLCGRKSCCSYFLREFESITLKHAKKQQMMINTAKITGPCGRLLCCLMFEHDFYVEALKNIPDEGSTIFYDGKIAKVITVNVFLSRVTLQTEDGEMVALPFSYFKEGEHAGSWKVIDRGRRDDDNSWLDNVPDTEDE
- a CDS encoding DUF2905 domain-containing protein, which gives rise to MMIIAGLIMYLIPKMNNLRWLPGDIVIRRKNFVFIFPITTMIIVSVVLTVILNIISKLLK
- a CDS encoding protease complex subunit PrcB family protein, producing the protein MRRQAVTSIVLIFLLIPLVTLLAQEAKLVLVRQITPTFPDSLYKSVGTRTFNVQYIQLFLEQDYKAYIVKAWRFQPTGAAFNYIVKLVDPVSKKEYVYQFPGIRSASYVRLAPVLVICPQNFRIFINEQELPYETYSTPQQGAEIPVVGDFGGPIVRILRRMTNTFEEISEGVSVSKQDELFIQIVAGTFPTGGYSIEVQEPDIVYPVSGKRGRITIVGKFLRPGKGDVVTQAFTTPTKTVEIGKLPAGEYDIIVKIDGLGEFLRTLTVK
- a CDS encoding pseudouridine-5'-phosphate glycosidase: MRAGTSNRFIRISREVTESLEKGLPVVALETTVLAHGLPHPQNLELAREIDEICRSNGVVPAPIGILRGEIIVGMSFEELNILISDEPLKIGTREIPYAVAMKKSAATTVSATVRIAKIVGIDVFATGGIGGVHPGDWDVSQDITEMCKSACIVVSSGCKSILDVRKTIEFLETFQVTVVGYKTKKFPIFYEGLSDYDLDYTVEHPEEVATMFKLKRELAMEGSILVANPIPSEYAISESEVQALINTALTECFERGITGKAVTPYLLSRVAELSGGRTIKANVELIKNNVKLACEIAKELTEMR
- a CDS encoding SufB/SufD family protein, which gives rise to MDVRKEFETIVKAAEQLGTDASRFLDKRFASIIISGNRVIGLNNVPGLRLTHESIENGVKVDIVVEDGAEIPLPVHVCTGYVEKKGYQRVVFNIRVGKGAKVKFVAHCVFPQVEEFTHEAISNVLVEEGGFMEYSDEHYHSDAGTITLKTTTNATVRKDGIYKNEFHLTKTRVGKLDVRMFLTLEENSVGELVSKVKASQNDEVDINEVVYLNGEAARGLAKTVVVGLDRARVNVVNEAYGNAPHSRAHISCEEITKGDEVVVSTTPILKITNDLAELTHEASIGRVNQKQLETLMAKGLTEDEATDLVIKGLLV
- a CDS encoding ATP-binding cassette domain-containing protein — protein: MLILSNVWYCTFQREILKGINMEFLPGTKYVILGTNGAGKSTVGYVIMGLEGYKPSEGRIFLDGRDITDLSVTERAKLGITLMWQEPARFDGINVETYLTLGGRLNVSKSEVCDALEFVGLDPALYLKRLVDKTLSGGERKRVELASLLLLKPRYAILDEPDSGIDLMSLDMINNVINYIAQYGGTPIVITHREEMAYNTDYGYLICAGLILKTGRTEEVISAFRGTCEVCKHPNLPVNGELK